TCGGGGTCACCCGGGGACATCCGCCGAGCGCAGGGCGGTGGATCCGTCATACGCCGGCACGGTGGTGTTCCCTTCCACGGTTTCTCGATAACCCAGCCCGTAATCGGCCACCGCCTGGCGGAAGGCCTGGACCCCGGACGACGACGCGAGGGACGCCCGCATCGACTCCGGATCGCCGATCGCGATGATCTCGAAGGGCGGGGAGTAGTTCCGCCCGTGGAGAAGCAGCGTGTTGCCGACACAGCGTACCGCGCTGGTCGAGATGACCCGAACTCCCATAATCGACATCGCCTCGGCCCCACCGGCCCACATCGCGTTGACCACGGCTTGCACGTCGCCCTGGTGCACGACGAGGTCGTCGTTGGTGGCGCCGTCCGTGGCGTCGGTGTGCGGCGCGTCGTCCAGCACCACGCGCATGCCGGGACCGCCCAGCGCGGTGAAGCCGGCCCGCTGCTCGTAGGTGCCGGCCCGGTCGTTCTGCGCCTGCACCGAGCTGTTCGACGAGCCCTGCGCGTCGGTCTGCGCCCGGACGTCGTCGCGCAGCGCGTCGGCCCGCTCCTCCGCGGCCTCCACCCGGTCGCGCTCGTCCTCGATCAGCTGGGCCAGCTGCGGGCGGCGGTCCTCGCGCAGCGCGGTGCCGGCCGCCGTGGTCGCGCTGGTGGTGAACAGCAACCCCGCGGCCAGTGCGATCACGGGCGTGCCGATCGACCAGACGGTGGGCTTGCGGCCTCGCCGCCCGGGTGGCAGCGCGCCGGTGGCGCGCCGCAGCACCTGCCGCCAGGACCGGACGTCGTCGGTGTACTCCACGCCTGTTCGTCCTCCCCGTACCCGCCGACCGCGACCTGTGACAGTTTCTTTGCGGCCCGTCGATGCTTTAGCGCGCCGCCTTGACTACGCTAACGAACGAACAGTAGTTCGCCACGGACCACCGCCGCTCTCGCCGGTCGCCTGGTCAGCGGGCGACCCGGATCCAAGACGGCAACCACCAGGAGAACGCAGTGCCTAAGTCGCAGGTCCGCAAGAAGAAGGTCTACACCCCGCCCGCCGAGCTCGGGCCGGCGAAGACCGGTGCGGCGGCTGGCAAGCCCAGCCCGGTCTGGGTGCCGGCGCTCGCCTGCTTTCTGCTGATCGCCGGCATCGCCTGGCTGGTGCTCTACTACCTGTCGAGCCAGCAGTACCCGGTGGGCACCTGGGGTTACTGGAACCTCGGTGTCGGCTTCGGCTCGATGGTCGCCTCCCTGATCGTCTTCACCAGGTGGCGTTGACGCGTGCTCGGGTGCTCCCGGTCCGCGGAGAGCGCGGACCGGGAGCGCACGTGTCAGCGCACCCCCGGGCGTGGTCGGGCGGTTTCCGGCTCGCGGGGCGCTTAGGGTGATCCCGCTGGGGCCGTGGGTTATGGGCTGCGAGATGCTTCACGTTACGGCGCGCCTGTAGTTACTCGCGGGTAATCGGGCGCGTAGGCTGCTGAGAGACTGCAGCCGTTCGCAGCAGCCCCGGGAGGCCTTCGCATGGGCAGCGTCCAGATCGCGACGACGATCGTCGCCTTCGCCATCACGGCCGTCGCCGTCGTCCTGGCGGTCCGCGCGGTCCGCCAGATCGTTCAGGTGATCCGGCTCGGGCAGCCGGCGCCGGAGCGGTTCTCCGACCCGCTGTCCCGCACCGTGGTCATGCTCAAGGAGACCGCGGGCCACACCCGGATGTTCAAGTGGAGCCTGATCGGCGCCGCGCACTGGTTCGTGATGGTCGGCTTCCTGGTGCTGTTCCTCCTGGTGGTGGAGGCGTACTTCGAGGTCGTCACGCCGACCGGCGAGCTGCCGATCATCGGGCACTGGCTGGTCTTCGGCTTCGCGACCGAGTGGATCGGCATTCTCGGCATCGCCGGCATCGTCTACCTGATGGCCGTGCGCCTGGCGAACCGGCCGAACCGTCCCGGCAGCCGCTCCCGCTTCACCGGCTCGACGATGTGGCAGGGCTACTTCGTCGAGTGGGTCGTGCTGCTGGTCCTGATCTTCGGTTTCCTGATCCGCGGCTTCAAGGTCGCGACCGACCACTTCGCCTACCCGGTCTGGGCCGCGCCGCTCAGCCACGCGGTCGGCTCGGTGCTGCCGGCCTGGGAGGCCGGCCCGAGCGTCGCCGCGATGTTCAAAATCATGATCTCGATGACCTGGCTCATCGTGATCTCGCTGAACGTCACGATGGGCGTCGCCTGGCACCGGTTCCTGGCGTTCCCGAACATCTGGTTCAAGCGTGAGCCGGCCAAGGCGGCCGGGTCCGGCCTCGGCCCGCTCAAGCCGATGACCAGCGAGGGCAAGCCGCTCGACTTCGAGGAGGCCGACCCGGAGAAGGACCAGTTCGGCGTCTCCCAGGTCGAGCAGTTCACCTGGAAGGGCCTGCTGGACTTCTCCACCTGCACCGAGTGCGGCCGCTGCCAGTCGCAGTGCCCGGCGTGGAACACCGGCAAGCCGCTGTCGCCGAAGCTGCTCGTCCTGTCGCTGCGCGATCACGCCTACGCCAAGGCGCCCTACCTGCTGGCCGGTGGCGGCAAGGATCTGATGGGCGAGGAGAAGGCCACCGAGGCCCAGCTCGCGCACATGGACGTGCTGGCCGTCGCGGAGGGCAACCGGCCGCTGATCGGCACCGAGGCCGAGATGGGCGTGATCGACCCGGACGTGCTCTGGTCCTGCACCACCTGCGGCGCCTGCGTGGAGCAGTGCCCGGTCGACATCGAGCACGTGGACCACATCGTCGACATGCGCCGCTACCAGGTGCTGATCGAGTCGAACTTCCCGTCCGAGGCCGGCGTCATGCTGCGCAACCTGGAGAACAAGGGCAACCCCTGGGGCTCGCCGCAGAACACCCGCGAGGACTGGACCAAGGGCCTGGACTTCGAGATCAAGCGGGCCGGTGGCGGCGAGGACTTCGAGTACCTGTTCTGGGTCGGCTGCGCCGGCGCGTTCGAGGACAAGGCGAAGAAGACCACCCGCGCGGTCGCGACGCTGCTGCACGAGGCCGGCGTCGACTTCGCCATCCTGGGCGAGGGGGAGACCTGCTCCGGCGACCCGGCCCGGCGGATCGGCAACGAGTTCATCTACCAGATGCTCGCCCAGCAGAACGTGGAGACGCTGAAGGAGGCGAACGTCAAGAAGATCGTCGCCACCTGCCCGCACTGCTTCAACACGCTCGGCAACGAGTACCGGGACCTCGGCCTGGAGGTCGAGGTCGTGCACCACACGGAGCTGCTCAGCCACCTGGTCGCGACCGGGAAGCTGACGCCGGTCAACCAGCTCGACGGCGGCGTCACCTACCACGACCCGTGCTACCTGGGCCGGCACAACCGGGTGTTCGCGCCGCCGCGCGAGGTGCTCGGCTCGGCCGTCAAGGACGGCCTGACGGAGATGCCGCGCAACCAGGAGCGTTCGTTCTGCTGCGGCGCCGGTGGCGCGCGCATGTGGATGGAAGAGAAGATCGGCAAGCGCATCAACATCGAGCGCACCGAAGAGGCATTGGCCACGAACGCGCAGACCATCGCGGTCGGCTGCCCGTTCTGCTACACGATGCTCGGCGACGGCGTGAACGCCAAGGGCAAGCACGAGGACGTCGAGGTCGTCGACGTGGCCACGGTGCTGCTGCGCTCTCTCGACGTGAAGGCCAAGCCGGAGGACGTACCGTCTGCGTAAGATTTTGAGCTTTTGATGCTTTACCGCGGCACCCGGGGAAGACAAGGATCTACCCCAGGTGCCGCGGTGATGTGCGGCAGGATAAGGCCGAGGTGAATCGATCATCGACGGGCTCCTAGTCACCACACTGCTGCCGCTGGTCATCTTCGCTCTGCTCACTGCCGGCAACGCGTTCTTCGTGGCCGCGGAGTTCGGCCTGGTCACGGTGGACCGGGTGGAGATCGAGCGGCGGGCCGAGGCCGGTGACCGCGGGGCCCGAGGCGTGCGCGCGGCACTGCACGAGCTCTCGTTCCAGCTCTCCGGCGCGCAGCTGGGCATCACGATCACGGCGTTGCTCACCGGCTATCTGGCCGAGCCCGCGCTGGCGAACCTGATCGACCCGGCGCTGCGCCCGCTGCTCGGCCCGCGGGTGGAGGTGGTCGCGCCGCTGCTCGCGCTCGTGGTCGCCACGCTCTTCTCGATGCTCTTCGGCGAGCTGGTGCCGAAGAACGCGGCGCTGGCCCGGCCGATGCGCGCCGCGCTGCTCACCGCCGCGCCGATGCGCGTCTTCACCGCGCTCTTCGGCTGGCTGATCCGCGCGCTCAACGGCGCCGCGAACCGGGTGGTCCGCGGCTTCGGCATCGAGCCGCAGGAGGAGCTGGCCAGCGCACGCTCCCCGGACGAGCTCGGCCTGCTGGCCACCATCTCGGCGAACGCGGGCGAGATGTCGGCCGAGACCGCGGCGCTGCTGCGGCGCACGATCCGGTTCGCCGACAAGCGCGCGGCCGAGGCGATGACGCCGCGGGTGGACGTGGTGGCGCTGCGGGCCACGGACACGGTCGCGAAGCTCATCACGCTGGCCCGGCAGACCGGGCGCACCCGCTTCCCGGTGTACGAGCGGACGCTCGATCAGATCACCGGCGTGGCCGGCGTGCCGGACGCGCTCGGCGTGCCGCTGCACCGGCGCGCCACCACCACGGTCGCCACGGTCGCGCGCGAGCCGGTGCTGGTCCCGGAGAGCCTGGACCTGGACGGCGTGCTGGCGGCGCTGCGGGCCGGCAACGCGGACCTGGCGATCGTGGTCGACGAGTACGGCGGCACCGACGGCGTGGTCACGGTCGAGGACCTGGTCGAGGAGCTGGTCGGCGAGATCGCGGACGAGCACGACGTCGCCGAGCTGACCCCGGACCCGCCCGGTGACGAGCGGAAGCTGCTGGTCGACGGCGTGCTGCGGGAGGACGAGCTGCTGGAGCAGACCGGCTTCCGATTACCGGAGGGGCCGTACGAGACGCTCGGTGGCTTCCTGATGGCCCGGCTCGGCCACATCCCGGTGCCGGGCGAGACGGTTCGCGCCGACGGCTGGGAGTTCACCGTCGTCTCGGTGGAACGGCACCGGATCGAGCAGGTCAGGATCGTGACGCCGGATGCTTGAGATCGGCCTGACCGTGCTGCTCCTGCTCGGCAACGCGTTCTTCGTCGGCGGCGAGTTCGCGCTGATCGCGTCCCGGCCCACCGTGCTGGAACCGCTGGCCGAGACGTCCGCCCAGGCCCGGCTCGCGCTGGCCGCGATGAACCAGATCCCGCTCATGATCGCCGGAGCCCAGCTCGGCGTCACGATCTGCTCGCTCGGCCTGGGTGCGATCGCGGAGCCGGCCATCGCGCACCACCTCGAGGCGCCGTTCCACGCGCTGCACGTGCCGGAGCCGGCCGTGCACCCGATCGCGTTCACGCTCGCGCTCGGCCTGGTCGTCGGCCTGCACACGGTGCTCGGCGAGATGGTCCCGAAGAACATCACGCTGGCCGGCCCGGAACCGGCCGCGCTCTGGCTCGGCCCCGCGATGCTGGCGTTCTGCACCGCCACGAAGCCGCTGCTGCTGGCGATGAAGTGGGCGTCCCGGCGGCTGCTGCGGCTCGGCGGGATCGAGACCTCGGACACCGCGAAGACGGTGTTCACCGCGGACGAGCTGGCCGGGCTGGCCAGCCAGGCACAGGCGGAGGGGCTGCTCGGCGACGAGGAGCACGCGCGGATCACCGGCGCGCTCGCGCTGAGCCGGCAGACCGCGGCCGACGCGCTGCGCGACTGGCTGAGCGTGGTGACGGTCTCGGAGGACGTGTCACCGGCGTCGCTGGAGGTGCTCTCCACCCGCACCGGGCGGTCGCGGTTCCCGGTGGTGCAGCGCTCCACCCGCCGGGTGCTCGGATTCATCCACGTCAAGGACATCCTGGGGTACGAGGCGGAGGTGCGCCGCCGTGCCGTGCCGGCCGAGGTGATCAGGCCGCTGGCGGTGGTGCCACCGGACCGTACGCTGGCGGATCTGCTCATCGGGATGCGGCGCGAACGAAAACACATGGTGCTGGTCAGCGACGGCCGCGCCCCACTCGGAATTCTGACGCTGGCCGATGTGCTTACTGCGGTGGTTGGTGGCGATTTAGTGTAACGATTAGTGTTGGCGCGAGTGCGGTACGAATTGGTATTCGCCATTGGGTTGATAACGGACGGGTAAACGTCCTAAGGTGAGGCTCCGTTACTCCGCCGGCACTATCCATTCCGGTCCGGCAGACCTCTCACCCCCCTCGGAGGCGAGCCCCGGTGACGCCAAGGCTCTCGTTGCGTCCCCATCGCGTGGTCACCCGCGCATTCCTCTCGGCCGGCGCGGCTGTCCTGTTCAGCCTGACGCTGTTGTCCGCCCCC
This genomic window from Catenuloplanes niger contains:
- a CDS encoding DUF881 domain-containing protein, translated to MEYTDDVRSWRQVLRRATGALPPGRRGRKPTVWSIGTPVIALAAGLLFTTSATTAAGTALREDRRPQLAQLIEDERDRVEAAEERADALRDDVRAQTDAQGSSNSSVQAQNDRAGTYEQRAGFTALGGPGMRVVLDDAPHTDATDGATNDDLVVHQGDVQAVVNAMWAGGAEAMSIMGVRVISTSAVRCVGNTLLLHGRNYSPPFEIIAIGDPESMRASLASSSGVQAFRQAVADYGLGYRETVEGNTTVPAYDGSTALRSADVPG
- a CDS encoding cell division protein CrgA, with the translated sequence MPKSQVRKKKVYTPPAELGPAKTGAAAGKPSPVWVPALACFLLIAGIAWLVLYYLSSQQYPVGTWGYWNLGVGFGSMVASLIVFTRWR
- a CDS encoding (Fe-S)-binding protein, whose product is MGSVQIATTIVAFAITAVAVVLAVRAVRQIVQVIRLGQPAPERFSDPLSRTVVMLKETAGHTRMFKWSLIGAAHWFVMVGFLVLFLLVVEAYFEVVTPTGELPIIGHWLVFGFATEWIGILGIAGIVYLMAVRLANRPNRPGSRSRFTGSTMWQGYFVEWVVLLVLIFGFLIRGFKVATDHFAYPVWAAPLSHAVGSVLPAWEAGPSVAAMFKIMISMTWLIVISLNVTMGVAWHRFLAFPNIWFKREPAKAAGSGLGPLKPMTSEGKPLDFEEADPEKDQFGVSQVEQFTWKGLLDFSTCTECGRCQSQCPAWNTGKPLSPKLLVLSLRDHAYAKAPYLLAGGGKDLMGEEKATEAQLAHMDVLAVAEGNRPLIGTEAEMGVIDPDVLWSCTTCGACVEQCPVDIEHVDHIVDMRRYQVLIESNFPSEAGVMLRNLENKGNPWGSPQNTREDWTKGLDFEIKRAGGGEDFEYLFWVGCAGAFEDKAKKTTRAVATLLHEAGVDFAILGEGETCSGDPARRIGNEFIYQMLAQQNVETLKEANVKKIVATCPHCFNTLGNEYRDLGLEVEVVHHTELLSHLVATGKLTPVNQLDGGVTYHDPCYLGRHNRVFAPPREVLGSAVKDGLTEMPRNQERSFCCGAGGARMWMEEKIGKRINIERTEEALATNAQTIAVGCPFCYTMLGDGVNAKGKHEDVEVVDVATVLLRSLDVKAKPEDVPSA
- a CDS encoding hemolysin family protein — translated: MPLVIFALLTAGNAFFVAAEFGLVTVDRVEIERRAEAGDRGARGVRAALHELSFQLSGAQLGITITALLTGYLAEPALANLIDPALRPLLGPRVEVVAPLLALVVATLFSMLFGELVPKNAALARPMRAALLTAAPMRVFTALFGWLIRALNGAANRVVRGFGIEPQEELASARSPDELGLLATISANAGEMSAETAALLRRTIRFADKRAAEAMTPRVDVVALRATDTVAKLITLARQTGRTRFPVYERTLDQITGVAGVPDALGVPLHRRATTTVATVAREPVLVPESLDLDGVLAALRAGNADLAIVVDEYGGTDGVVTVEDLVEELVGEIADEHDVAELTPDPPGDERKLLVDGVLREDELLEQTGFRLPEGPYETLGGFLMARLGHIPVPGETVRADGWEFTVVSVERHRIEQVRIVTPDA
- a CDS encoding hemolysin family protein; translation: MLEIGLTVLLLLGNAFFVGGEFALIASRPTVLEPLAETSAQARLALAAMNQIPLMIAGAQLGVTICSLGLGAIAEPAIAHHLEAPFHALHVPEPAVHPIAFTLALGLVVGLHTVLGEMVPKNITLAGPEPAALWLGPAMLAFCTATKPLLLAMKWASRRLLRLGGIETSDTAKTVFTADELAGLASQAQAEGLLGDEEHARITGALALSRQTAADALRDWLSVVTVSEDVSPASLEVLSTRTGRSRFPVVQRSTRRVLGFIHVKDILGYEAEVRRRAVPAEVIRPLAVVPPDRTLADLLIGMRRERKHMVLVSDGRAPLGILTLADVLTAVVGGDLV